A stretch of Deferribacter autotrophicus DNA encodes these proteins:
- a CDS encoding chemotaxis protein CheB, whose translation MHNINILLTDDSLFVRETIKELLSKYDEINQIFTAENGKEAVEICEKEKIDVVFMDLDMPVMDGEKASRIIFEKFGLPIIVLTSLDNNIIKEAFDLIHNYCIDVINKPENINESFAKILLRKIKNAFIMKKRISEYKNKKKKVKREIIIPDPFETDSNKIIIFAMSTGGPKITPDILKQIEVIPSPFVLIQHIEPMMFDGYIDWLRSKTNKEVIAVDFDIPFEIKDCLYVLHPNYHTTLKKTILTKFITKPHLETDLYSPPADPFVISVAEIFREKTIFAIFSGMCSDGLKGAEAVKKYGGMVFCQSPDEALIDTMPKSVLNAGFCDKVFELCSLNEVLLNG comes from the coding sequence GTGCACAATATTAACATTTTATTAACAGATGATTCCCTTTTTGTTAGAGAAACAATAAAGGAGTTGCTTTCAAAGTATGACGAAATAAATCAAATTTTTACAGCTGAAAATGGTAAAGAAGCCGTAGAAATCTGTGAAAAAGAAAAAATAGATGTGGTATTTATGGACCTTGATATGCCTGTTATGGATGGTGAAAAGGCATCAAGGATTATTTTTGAGAAATTTGGATTGCCTATTATAGTTCTCACTTCTTTAGACAATAACATAATAAAGGAAGCTTTTGATTTGATACACAACTATTGTATTGATGTGATAAATAAACCTGAAAATATAAATGAAAGTTTTGCAAAGATTCTACTCAGAAAAATTAAAAATGCCTTTATTATGAAAAAACGGATATCAGAGTATAAGAATAAGAAAAAGAAAGTAAAACGAGAGATTATAATACCTGACCCATTTGAAACTGATTCTAATAAAATTATCATTTTTGCCATGTCTACAGGTGGTCCAAAAATCACACCTGACATTTTAAAACAAATAGAGGTCATTCCCTCACCTTTTGTATTAATACAACATATAGAACCAATGATGTTTGATGGTTATATAGATTGGCTGCGCTCTAAAACCAACAAAGAGGTGATAGCAGTAGATTTTGACATCCCTTTTGAAATAAAAGATTGTTTATATGTCCTTCATCCGAATTATCACACCACCTTAAAGAAAACAATACTTACAAAATTTATCACCAAGCCCCATTTAGAAACAGACCTTTATTCCCCACCTGCTGACCCATTCGTTATCAGTGTTGCTGAAATTTTTCGAGAAAAAACCATATTTGCCATATTCTCCGGAATGTGCTCTGATGGCTTAAAAGGTGCTGAAGCTGTGAAAAAATATGGAGGCATGGTATTTTGTCAATCTCCTGATGAGGCTTTAATTGATACAATGCCTAAATCTGTACTTAATGCTGGATTTTGTGATAAAGTATTTGAGTTGTGCTCACTGAATGAGGTGTTACTAAATGGATAG
- a CDS encoding CheR family methyltransferase, whose product MDRTLFNMLCKKIENVSGFRVYGFYESNLHTILNRIAEKRLSSIDDIIEESLKNTNLLEDIIESLVINETFFYRHENQFRAIEDVIIPEIAKNFNNIKIWSAGCSTGCEPYTIAIIIDKKYPHLKDRITIIGTDIDRDALAVAEKGEFSKWHIRNLDSNILNTYFDKKDNVYHIKENIKKMVTFKRHNILHDPFFPNCHLILCRNVLIYFSQKNIAHILKRFINDSLVDNGYLFLAPGEFTLLNQSGYTPLNIQDTFVYKKTGDITDITYKKPKPVINFKKVKKDINALLLSNRKDDALNYLHNISVESSHELKDSKLEELMIHIDSEDTYNLEKKLNEFKYSLKDDEYFFLAGMYYYLKQDYRNALDNFRKAAMLKDDYVYYFYQALSLKALGDLENARVFFTLALKFLNINSTFEPLANKEAIKKIILNHINFKLS is encoded by the coding sequence ATGGATAGGACTCTCTTCAACATGCTTTGCAAAAAAATAGAAAATGTGAGTGGCTTTAGGGTTTATGGTTTTTATGAATCTAACCTGCATACAATTTTAAATCGTATAGCTGAAAAAAGATTATCATCCATCGATGATATAATTGAAGAATCACTGAAAAACACAAATCTGTTAGAAGATATTATCGAATCTCTTGTCATAAACGAGACTTTTTTTTACAGGCATGAAAACCAGTTTAGAGCTATTGAAGATGTTATAATTCCTGAAATTGCTAAAAACTTCAATAACATCAAAATCTGGTCTGCAGGTTGCTCCACAGGATGTGAACCCTATACCATTGCTATAATTATAGACAAAAAATATCCTCATCTTAAAGACAGAATTACCATTATCGGTACAGATATCGACAGAGATGCCCTTGCAGTGGCTGAAAAGGGAGAATTTTCAAAGTGGCATATAAGAAATCTCGATAGTAATATTTTAAACACCTATTTTGATAAAAAAGACAACGTTTACCATATAAAAGAAAACATAAAAAAAATGGTAACTTTCAAAAGACATAATATATTGCACGACCCTTTTTTCCCAAATTGTCATCTTATCCTTTGCAGAAACGTATTAATATACTTTTCTCAAAAAAATATTGCCCACATACTAAAACGCTTTATAAATGATTCCCTGGTTGATAATGGTTATCTATTTTTAGCTCCAGGAGAGTTTACTCTGCTAAATCAATCAGGTTATACTCCATTAAATATTCAAGATACATTTGTATATAAAAAGACTGGTGATATCACAGACATTACTTATAAAAAACCAAAACCTGTTATCAATTTCAAGAAAGTTAAAAAGGATATAAATGCCCTTTTATTATCAAACAGAAAAGATGACGCCTTAAATTATCTACACAATATAAGTGTTGAATCATCCCATGAACTTAAAGACTCCAAATTAGAAGAATTGATGATACACATTGATTCTGAGGATACATACAATTTAGAAAAAAAATTAAATGAATTCAAATACTCTTTAAAAGATGATGAATATTTCTTTTTGGCAGGTATGTATTATTATCTCAAACAGGACTACAGAAATGCTCTTGATAATTTCAGAAAAGCTGCAATGTTAAAAGATGATTATGTATATTACTTTTATCAAGCCCTTTCATTAAAGGCGCTGGGTGACCTAGAAAATGCAAGAGTCTTTTTTACGCTTGCATTGAAATTTTTGAATATTAATAGTACATTTGAGCCGTTAGCTAACAAAGAAGCAATAAAAAAAATAATTTTAAATCATATAAATTTTAAATTATCTTAA
- a CDS encoding response regulator — protein sequence MTFRKKNIVAIDDEESVLINLEKKLNKFIECNFYGFKNSDEALNFIRENHVDLILLDLLMPEKSGFEVLSEIKDDENLKRIPVIILTVKADAEAIDEAFERGADDYILKSSYENELLARVKRILRTKEMEEELLNYERDKVALQLGGGIAHHFNQPLTVLTMGFEIIRTLLETQHPEALKTIDKYLKMCEDSAERISKIVDKLSSLKKYSIMKYVGDMHIFDLSLDNED from the coding sequence ATGACATTTAGGAAAAAAAATATAGTTGCCATTGATGATGAAGAATCTGTTTTAATAAATCTTGAAAAAAAACTAAATAAATTTATTGAATGCAATTTCTATGGCTTTAAAAATTCAGATGAAGCGCTAAATTTCATACGAGAAAACCATGTAGATTTAATTCTCCTTGATTTATTAATGCCTGAAAAAAGTGGTTTTGAAGTTCTATCTGAAATAAAAGATGATGAAAACTTAAAAAGAATACCTGTCATAATACTCACAGTAAAAGCTGATGCTGAAGCCATTGACGAAGCCTTTGAAAGAGGAGCTGATGATTATATCTTAAAATCATCTTATGAAAATGAGCTTCTTGCAAGAGTAAAAAGGATTTTACGCACTAAAGAAATGGAAGAAGAGCTATTAAATTATGAAAGGGATAAGGTTGCACTCCAGCTTGGTGGAGGTATTGCCCATCACTTTAATCAACCTCTAACTGTTTTAACCATGGGATTTGAAATAATAAGAACTCTATTAGAAACTCAACATCCAGAAGCTCTTAAGACTATCGATAAATATCTGAAGATGTGCGAAGATTCTGCTGAAAGAATTTCAAAGATTGTAGACAAATTATCCTCTCTAAAAAAATACAGTATTATGAAATATGTGGGAGATATGCATATTTTTGATCTCTCATTAGATAATGAGGATTAG
- a CDS encoding response regulator: MTTILIVDDSLFVQESLKEELFKIDKDLVVLCAKNPVEAEKILKEYIIDLMLLDVKMPIKSGNIFLKEIRSLSYYSDLPIVMLTSITEKALILELAKLGIDGYVVKNNLANIRDKIEKFIKNPSEINRLKQFSRVSEFISLKDRWFQQLFDLLYDGDYSSLDMDVLEELNRGLKVVNKSYKLSNLENDLRIRILAGAIFLKKQKPIFVWQEYSFIEKLKEKVIGLLLGFYLYVILKGIYETEMYSLIITYILNLFIIGEYCGRLKYDVEILSQLIKKQFLLFYKMFLQNCPIKMPNFFEDLQRKSVKEILFMIEDVSSNLFPDNPFELSVEKGFNNKFEEMHQIILKEIYKNI; encoded by the coding sequence ATGACAACTATTTTGATAGTTGATGATTCTTTGTTTGTTCAGGAAAGTTTGAAAGAAGAGTTATTCAAGATAGATAAGGATTTAGTTGTATTGTGCGCCAAAAATCCTGTGGAAGCGGAGAAGATTTTAAAAGAATACATTATTGATTTAATGCTTCTTGATGTGAAGATGCCTATAAAATCAGGAAATATTTTTTTAAAAGAGATTCGCAGTTTGAGTTATTATTCAGATTTACCCATTGTGATGTTGACAAGTATTACTGAAAAAGCGCTTATTTTGGAGTTGGCAAAGTTAGGAATAGATGGATATGTGGTTAAGAATAATTTAGCAAATATAAGAGATAAGATTGAAAAATTTATTAAAAATCCATCAGAGATAAATAGACTGAAGCAGTTTTCAAGAGTTAGTGAATTTATTTCTTTGAAGGATAGATGGTTTCAGCAGCTTTTTGATTTGCTTTATGATGGAGATTATTCTTCTCTAGACATGGATGTTTTAGAGGAACTTAATAGAGGTTTGAAAGTAGTAAATAAAAGTTACAAACTTAGTAATTTAGAAAATGATCTGAGAATAAGGATTTTGGCAGGTGCTATTTTTCTTAAAAAGCAGAAACCTATTTTTGTATGGCAGGAGTATTCATTTATTGAAAAGTTAAAAGAGAAAGTCATAGGACTTTTGTTAGGATTTTACCTTTATGTGATATTGAAAGGTATTTATGAGACAGAGATGTACTCTCTTATTATAACGTATATTTTGAATCTATTTATAATTGGAGAATATTGCGGTAGGCTTAAATATGATGTGGAGATATTAAGCCAATTAATTAAGAAGCAGTTTTTACTTTTTTATAAAATGTTTCTTCAGAATTGCCCAATAAAAATGCCAAACTTTTTTGAAGATTTACAAAGAAAATCAGTTAAAGAGATACTATTTATGATAGAAGATGTCAGTAGTAATTTATTTCCGGATAACCCTTTTGAATTAAGTGTTGAGAAGGGGTTTAATAATAAATTCGAGGAAATGCATCAAATTATACTGAAAGAAATTTATAAAAATATATAA
- a CDS encoding hybrid sensor histidine kinase/response regulator, whose product MNKRLKEIFLSESIDNTVNIKSAASKLLDPKQQKDNLELIARYLHTIKGSSRMMGYKAFSSFIHAIEDKVKSMRNIPDKIDSSFINFLYSVADKIISILSDIDNVSDEEIESLTEEISKLQDFSSYSHTTNDKITSLPFEEDNSNLLKQNIYKIHEIELNQHLQNLYNMISKSENLFFLKSNIISLIESIFDNLKSLKSNIADEKYKNFIQNIIQTNEIKLHNLSNDLEKIITDIKISSRINHETALSFKMLKFKEITQTLKESAKTLAAELGKDVKIIIKGEDIKFDKDILLKLQEPLIHLIRNSVDHGLETPAERIKKNKNPEGTIEIECIADKNYAKITIKDDGRGININKIRNRAKSLGYNVDDMSDNEVIYLIFQSSFSTKDKTTDISGRGEGLYIVKDVMNKVGGKIEIDHKTDLFTKFSLIVPVSFMETEVLIFHYAGLDFALFLNSIESIMTFDESKIIYSDNAMLYTVNDNAYKFSYTSDILNCENDLNNYIIFINYRGKIFGITAKDIKTNSKMKLYKYGGLVEHLKTYSHFIANYDGSVIPLIDLDYLYEKINQITPVKQITIEDTKERPKVLLVEDSFATRELEKHILLTAGFDVIEATNGKEALNIFNNRDDIKIIISDIEMPEMDGYTLTKQIRTGVKNPNIPIILISTLSDKESINKGLKSGANFFITKSQFSGEEFLDKIRSLIGAQY is encoded by the coding sequence ATGAATAAAAGACTGAAAGAAATTTTTCTTTCAGAAAGCATAGATAACACTGTAAACATTAAATCTGCTGCCAGTAAACTACTTGATCCTAAACAGCAAAAGGATAATCTCGAACTCATAGCTAGATATCTCCATACAATAAAAGGCTCATCCCGAATGATGGGTTACAAGGCTTTTTCCAGCTTTATTCATGCCATTGAAGATAAAGTAAAATCAATGAGAAATATTCCTGATAAAATTGATAGCAGTTTTATAAATTTTTTATACTCAGTAGCTGATAAAATCATTTCTATACTTAGTGACATTGACAATGTGTCTGATGAAGAAATAGAAAGTCTAACAGAAGAGATTTCAAAACTGCAGGATTTCTCTTCTTACAGCCATACAACCAACGACAAAATAACATCTTTGCCATTTGAGGAAGACAATAGTAACCTATTAAAACAAAATATTTACAAAATACATGAAATAGAGCTGAACCAACATCTACAAAACCTTTATAATATGATATCTAAATCTGAAAATTTATTCTTTTTAAAAAGCAACATTATTTCATTAATTGAGTCAATATTTGATAATCTTAAGTCACTAAAATCAAACATAGCAGATGAAAAATATAAAAACTTTATTCAAAATATCATTCAAACAAATGAAATAAAACTCCATAATCTTTCAAATGATTTGGAAAAAATAATTACCGATATAAAAATAAGCAGTAGAATAAACCATGAAACTGCACTCTCTTTCAAAATGCTAAAATTTAAAGAAATTACACAAACATTAAAAGAAAGTGCTAAAACATTGGCAGCAGAGCTTGGAAAAGACGTAAAAATTATAATAAAAGGCGAAGATATAAAATTTGACAAAGATATCTTACTGAAACTGCAGGAGCCTCTTATCCATTTGATAAGAAACAGTGTGGATCACGGTTTGGAAACACCGGCTGAAAGAATTAAAAAAAATAAAAATCCCGAAGGGACAATTGAGATAGAATGCATAGCTGATAAAAATTATGCAAAAATTACCATAAAAGATGATGGTAGAGGTATCAATATAAACAAAATAAGGAATAGAGCTAAGTCTTTAGGATACAACGTAGATGATATGAGCGACAATGAAGTAATTTATCTCATTTTTCAATCTTCCTTTTCCACAAAAGATAAAACCACAGATATCTCCGGTAGAGGTGAAGGACTATACATTGTAAAGGATGTAATGAATAAAGTCGGTGGTAAAATCGAGATTGATCACAAAACTGATTTATTTACAAAATTTTCTCTTATTGTTCCTGTTAGTTTTATGGAAACTGAAGTCCTAATATTTCACTATGCTGGGTTAGATTTTGCGCTTTTTTTAAATTCTATCGAATCAATAATGACTTTTGATGAATCAAAAATTATTTACAGTGACAATGCAATGCTTTACACGGTAAATGACAATGCTTATAAATTCTCTTACACTTCTGATATTTTAAACTGTGAAAATGACTTAAATAACTACATCATCTTCATAAACTACCGTGGTAAAATCTTTGGTATCACAGCTAAAGATATAAAAACAAACTCAAAAATGAAGCTTTACAAATATGGTGGGCTTGTTGAACATTTAAAAACCTATTCTCATTTCATCGCAAACTATGATGGCTCAGTTATACCTTTAATAGATCTTGATTATCTGTATGAAAAAATCAATCAAATAACACCTGTTAAGCAAATTACCATAGAAGACACAAAAGAACGACCAAAAGTCCTTCTTGTAGAAGATTCTTTTGCCACAAGGGAACTTGAAAAACACATTCTTTTAACAGCTGGTTTTGACGTCATTGAAGCAACAAACGGAAAAGAAGCATTGAATATTTTCAATAATAGGGATGATATAAAAATTATTATATCTGATATTGAGATGCCTGAAATGGATGGCTATACTCTGACAAAGCAGATAAGAACTGGTGTAAAAAATCCAAATATCCCTATCATACTTATTTCAACTCTCTCTGATAAAGAAAGCATAAATAAAGGGTTAAAAAGTGGTGCAAATTTTTTCATAACAAAAAGCCAATTTTCCGGTGAAGAATTTTTAGACAAGATAAGGAGTTTAATAGGTGCACAATATTAA
- a CDS encoding IS3 family transposase, whose amino-acid sequence MRDNMRNYSVERMCRLLGVSRSGYYKWRCQGLSKRRIYRQKLLSKIREIYGDSRGLYGSPRIHAELIRIGYKCSRKLVSDIMRKAGIRSRIRKSYKRTTIRNYKDKYSENLLKKNDVIHGSDSVWVSDITYLKVSGGWKYLTTIMDLYSRKIVGYAFSTGMSARETVLRAFRFAVKHCGRIPSIFHSDRGSQYSSLEFRNELKRLKISQSMTSDGHCYDNAYAESFFKTVKVELVQFLKGMTWEMMKNAIFEYIECFYNRKRLHSGIGYLTPDEKYQSFCKLNEMIA is encoded by the coding sequence ATAAGGGATAATATGAGGAATTATAGTGTAGAGAGAATGTGCCGATTATTAGGAGTGAGTCGCAGTGGTTACTATAAATGGAGATGTCAAGGTTTGAGTAAACGAAGGATTTACAGGCAAAAATTATTATCTAAAATACGAGAGATATATGGGGACAGCCGGGGATTATATGGCAGTCCACGTATTCATGCCGAATTAATTCGTATTGGTTATAAATGCAGTCGCAAATTGGTTTCAGATATAATGCGCAAGGCTGGAATCAGGAGCAGGATTCGTAAGAGTTATAAACGAACAACAATCAGGAATTATAAGGATAAATACAGTGAGAATTTGTTGAAAAAGAATGATGTTATTCATGGTTCAGATTCTGTATGGGTATCAGATATAACGTATTTGAAAGTATCAGGTGGTTGGAAATATTTAACGACGATAATGGATTTGTATAGTCGTAAGATTGTTGGTTATGCATTTTCTACTGGTATGAGTGCGAGAGAGACAGTGTTACGAGCCTTTCGTTTTGCAGTTAAACATTGTGGAAGGATACCATCAATATTTCATTCAGATAGAGGGAGCCAGTATAGCAGTTTAGAATTTCGTAATGAATTGAAGAGATTAAAGATTTCTCAAAGTATGACATCTGATGGCCATTGTTATGATAATGCGTATGCTGAGAGTTTTTTTAAGACTGTAAAGGTAGAATTGGTTCAGTTTCTGAAAGGTATGACGTGGGAAATGATGAAGAATGCAATTTTTGAATATATTGAATGTTTTTATAACCGGAAAAGATTACATTCTGGTATAGGTTATTTGACACCTGATGAGAAATATCAGAGTTTTTGTAAGTTAAATGAAATGATTGCTTAA
- a CDS encoding methyl-accepting chemotaxis protein produces MNKGTTAKYLNRIIYIYILFSAFLLFVSSTYFYKYLKNKYEALAQIESLKLENIIKSKEAENFTILKSILENGLKDFKPSENYKIVKLIKNSDDNFLPLQVINEIKTTPVTKISFIYNDLIIGKPVTAVTGNQNKININTFYRLDEKTLYIISQEITFSNSKVAFYPVYQSINDPEQPVETEKHYAFNNQIIIKNSANIFNKALLFTFIIALILLVGLWGVIRYSKIYQSEVDYLYNLLKSLQNKKLKDIDIKNLPDELKNIFETFIDEINKETQEKNAFKNIIRTTTNLVLLKNLENEIIFVSDSVYKYFGVEVGKKDELLKHKSFNDLFNIIDVLEDNKEFQFENDTLLLRKRTTSDNNTLFIITDITKFKKQIEFISNKYNSLKSNIEQIESTIYELTSISNELKSTVLNTSSSLSEQSSALSEISSALDEIRNVVKNLDISLEKMKKLIENIEESSYESTDKLLEFEKVIDKINQSATFISNEIAGLTEKAYSITSFVDSIFDIANQTKILAINIAIEAAKSEDESEKFTIIAQEVKELAHKAESTSSDIKKMVNDIITSINKTTMTTEEALKNILHSKDYFEPLKNLIMKNKDSVSKIAVNITDITESFKDHTIGLNDITATVKDISQAITDITKSSEETKESANIISENIIRLREIMKQVDNE; encoded by the coding sequence ATGAATAAAGGTACCACTGCTAAATATTTAAACAGAATTATTTATATTTATATATTATTTTCAGCATTTTTATTATTTGTTTCATCCACATATTTTTATAAATACCTTAAAAACAAATATGAAGCTTTAGCACAGATTGAATCACTAAAACTTGAAAACATAATAAAATCAAAAGAAGCAGAAAATTTTACTATTTTAAAGTCTATTCTTGAAAATGGTCTGAAAGATTTTAAACCTTCTGAAAATTACAAAATAGTGAAACTTATAAAAAATAGTGATGATAATTTTCTTCCTCTCCAGGTAATTAATGAGATAAAGACAACTCCTGTCACAAAAATATCATTCATTTACAATGATCTTATCATTGGCAAACCAGTTACTGCTGTTACAGGCAACCAAAACAAAATAAATATTAATACCTTTTATAGATTGGACGAAAAAACATTATACATTATTAGTCAGGAAATCACCTTTTCAAACAGCAAAGTTGCTTTTTATCCAGTTTATCAGAGCATTAATGATCCTGAACAACCTGTTGAAACAGAAAAACATTACGCATTTAACAATCAAATAATCATTAAAAACAGTGCAAACATCTTTAATAAAGCATTACTCTTCACCTTTATCATTGCCTTAATTCTGTTAGTAGGTTTGTGGGGTGTAATCAGGTATTCAAAAATTTATCAATCAGAAGTGGATTATTTATACAACCTTTTAAAATCTTTGCAAAATAAAAAACTTAAGGATATTGATATAAAAAATCTGCCTGACGAACTTAAAAACATATTCGAAACCTTTATTGATGAGATTAATAAAGAAACTCAGGAAAAAAATGCTTTTAAAAATATTATCAGAACTACCACAAATCTTGTTTTACTAAAAAATCTAGAAAATGAGATTATTTTTGTTTCAGATTCTGTTTACAAATATTTTGGTGTTGAAGTTGGTAAAAAAGATGAACTTTTAAAACACAAATCTTTTAATGATTTATTTAACATCATTGATGTACTGGAAGACAATAAGGAATTTCAATTTGAAAATGACACTTTATTACTTCGCAAAAGGACAACCTCTGATAATAACACACTTTTTATCATAACTGACATCACAAAGTTTAAAAAGCAAATTGAATTTATATCTAATAAATATAATAGCTTGAAATCAAATATTGAGCAGATAGAATCTACCATTTACGAATTGACTTCTATATCTAATGAGTTGAAATCTACCGTACTAAACACTTCATCCTCTCTCTCAGAACAAAGCTCAGCACTTTCAGAAATCAGCTCTGCCCTTGATGAAATAAGAAATGTGGTAAAAAATCTTGATATCTCTTTAGAAAAAATGAAAAAACTCATAGAAAATATTGAAGAAAGCAGTTATGAGAGCACAGATAAACTGTTAGAATTTGAAAAAGTTATAGATAAAATAAATCAATCTGCAACTTTTATATCAAATGAAATTGCAGGACTAACAGAAAAGGCTTATAGCATTACCTCCTTTGTTGACAGTATCTTTGACATAGCTAATCAAACAAAGATTCTTGCAATTAATATAGCCATTGAAGCAGCAAAATCTGAAGACGAATCCGAAAAATTTACTATTATAGCGCAAGAGGTAAAAGAACTTGCCCACAAAGCAGAATCAACGTCATCTGATATTAAAAAAATGGTAAATGATATAATCACCAGTATAAACAAAACCACTATGACTACAGAAGAAGCACTGAAAAACATCCTTCACTCCAAAGATTATTTTGAACCGTTAAAGAACCTTATAATGAAAAACAAAGATTCAGTTTCAAAAATAGCTGTAAATATTACTGACATTACCGAGTCTTTTAAAGACCACACAATAGGGCTCAATGATATAACAGCCACTGTAAAAGACATCTCTCAGGCAATTACTGATATTACTAAATCAAGTGAAGAAACTAAAGAATCAGCAAACATTATTTCAGAAAATATTATAAGACTAAGAGAAATTATGAAACAGGTAGATAATGAATAA
- the trpA gene encoding tryptophan synthase subunit alpha, giving the protein MKGVYIVLNYPDKESFRRIYDYLINSNLIDFIEIGYPFNDPVADGAVIAEAVEKVHDKVSYNDLKKILEISCNKKKYVMTYANVIYSYGIKEFSRDFTPFLDGLIIADLPNRMHTFFKERDFRIKITPFVTPASRLEDIESLKGSDADFIYYVGVKGTTGTFTDGNKSLNEEKVKLIKEVTGKKVVYGFGIRSRGDVERILKFADGVVIGTEIVKRQPNFEELKSFVEEVYQEL; this is encoded by the coding sequence ATGAAAGGGGTATATATTGTTTTGAATTATCCAGATAAAGAGAGTTTTAGAAGAATTTATGATTATTTGATTAATAGTAATTTAATTGATTTTATTGAAATTGGATATCCATTCAATGATCCTGTGGCTGATGGTGCAGTGATAGCTGAGGCTGTGGAAAAAGTGCATGATAAAGTGAGCTATAATGATTTGAAAAAAATATTGGAGATTTCGTGCAATAAAAAAAAGTATGTGATGACTTATGCAAATGTAATATATAGTTATGGGATAAAAGAGTTTAGCAGAGATTTTACACCTTTCTTAGATGGTTTAATCATAGCTGATTTACCAAACCGGATGCATACATTTTTTAAAGAAAGAGATTTTAGAATCAAAATTACCCCTTTTGTGACACCTGCAAGCAGACTTGAGGATATTGAAAGTCTAAAAGGAAGTGATGCAGATTTTATCTATTATGTGGGGGTAAAGGGAACAACTGGCACATTTACAGATGGTAATAAAAGTTTAAATGAGGAAAAAGTGAAACTTATAAAAGAGGTTACTGGTAAAAAGGTTGTGTATGGCTTTGGAATAAGAAGCAGGGGTGATGTTGAGAGAATTTTAAAATTTGCCGATGGAGTGGTGATAGGCACTGAGATTGTGAAAAGACAGCCAAATTTTGAGGAATTAAAATCATTTGTTGAGGAGGTTTATCAAGAGCTTTAA
- a CDS encoding transposase produces MIKSRRSYSKEFKLEAVQLTLNSDKSVKEIASDLGISYQLLCKWRSAYKSDNEECFPGKGNLKPSEKEYHELRKKVLDLEEEREILKKALAIFSSARSKNTGL; encoded by the coding sequence ATGATTAAATCAAGAAGAAGTTACAGCAAGGAATTTAAGCTGGAAGCGGTCCAACTGACACTTAATAGTGATAAGAGCGTAAAAGAGATAGCCTCAGATCTTGGCATATCGTATCAATTGCTTTGTAAGTGGCGTTCTGCTTACAAGTCTGATAATGAGGAATGTTTTCCAGGCAAAGGTAATTTAAAGCCATCGGAGAAAGAGTATCATGAGCTTCGCAAGAAGGTATTGGATTTGGAGGAGGAGCGAGAAATATTAAAAAAGGCGTTGGCCATTTTCTCATCAGCTCGCTCGAAAAATACAGGTTTATAA
- a CDS encoding chemotaxis protein CheW, with protein sequence MDTMSLFYIKNIGFAIELKYIYKSTSISNLKRLPNLPPQLLTFTVFNEQITPVYNLGHFFDITSYNINYLLFFSKNNIFISFAIEKIDTATDYKIISSENITNISFLNKNKILLYNNLNHFLLNHDMLFQASELKIRE encoded by the coding sequence ATGGATACAATGTCTTTATTTTATATAAAAAATATAGGTTTCGCAATAGAGTTAAAATATATTTACAAATCTACGTCTATTTCAAATCTCAAAAGACTGCCTAACTTACCACCTCAACTGTTAACTTTCACCGTTTTTAACGAGCAAATCACACCTGTCTACAATTTAGGTCATTTCTTTGACATAACTTCATATAACATTAACTACTTACTATTTTTCTCTAAAAATAATATATTTATCTCCTTTGCAATCGAAAAAATCGATACTGCTACTGATTATAAAATTATAAGCAGCGAAAATATTACAAACATTTCATTTTTAAATAAAAATAAAATCTTACTCTATAACAATTTAAATCATTTTTTACTAAATCATGATATGCTTTTTCAGGCATCTGAATTGAAAATTAGAGAATAG